GTGTATGAAGGTACCAGTTACAGTATTTGCAGATGATGTACTTATAGAAAAAATGAAACAAGATCTTACTTTGAAACAAGCAATGAATGTTGCATGTTTGCAAGGTGTTCAAGAGTCTGTTTATGTCTTACCAGATGGGCATCAGGGTTATGGATTTCCTATTGGGGGGATAGCTGCAACAGCAATTGATGAAGAAGGGGTTGTGAGTCCAGGAGGTATAGGATATGATATTAACTGTGGAGTTAGACTTCTTAGAACTAATTTGGATTATAAAGATGTAAAAGATAAGCTTAGAGATCTTGTTGAAGAGATTTATAGAAATGTACCTAGCGGAGTAGGAAGTGAAGGAAAAGTAAAATTGTCTTTCCAGCAGTTAGATAATGTACTGGCTGAAGGTGTGAGATGGGCTGTGGATAACGGATATGGCTGGGAAAAAGATATGGAACATATAGAACAACATGGTAGTTGGGATTTAGCTGATCCTTCAAAGGTTAGTCCTATAGCTAAGCAAAGAGGACATACTCAGTTAGGTACTTTAGGCGCGGGAAATCACTTTCTTGAGATTCAAGTGGTTGATAAAATATATGATCCAGAGGTTGCTAAAGCGTTAGGAATTACCCATGAAGGACAAGTAACTGTAATGGTTCATACTGGTTCTAGGGGATTAGGTCATCAAGTAGCTAGTGATTATTTACAAATTATGGAAAGAGCTATGAAGAAATATAATATAACAGTACCAGATAGAGAATTAGCAGCAATTCCATTTAATACAAGGGAAGCTCAAGACTATATTCATGCGATGGCATCAGCAGCAAATTTTGCTTGGACTAATAGGCAGATGATTTCACATTGGGTTAGAGAAAGCTTTGGAAAAGTTTTTCATGTAGACCCAGAAAAATTAGATTTAAGCATAATATATGATGTTGCTCACAATATTGCTAAAATAGAAGAATATGATATTAATGGAAAGAGAAAGAAAGTTTTGGTTCATAGAAAAGGGGCTACAAGAGCTTTTCCACCTGGTAGCCCAGAAATTCCAGTAGATTATAGGAATATTGGTCAAGTAGTTTTAATTCCCGGTAGTATGGGTACTGCAAGTTATGTTATGGTTGGAATTCCAGAAGGTAGAAGGACATGGTATACTGCCCCTCATGGTGCTGGTAGATGGATGTCAAGAGAGGCCGCTGTACGTAATTATCCAGTAAATTCAGTTGTACAGAATCTGGAGCAAAAAGGAATAGTTATAAGAGCTGCTACCAGAAGAGTAGTTTCTGAAGAAGCTCCTGGAGCTTATAAAGATGTAGATAGAGTAGCTAAAGTAGCTCATGAGGTAAAAATAGCTAAACTAGTTGTAAGATTAAGACCAATAGGTGTTACTAAAGGATGAAAAGAGAAGAATTACTTGTCGAGGAAATAAAAGATCTAACATTAGAAGAGCTTAAGGGGTATGCAGATTTTTATAAGATATTAGATAAAGTTTATGGGTTTACCGCAGAATCAGTAGTTAGAGGAGTAAAGATACTAAAAGATATGATAAAAGAAGCCGATTTACGATTCTTATCTTTTACTGCAAATCTGGTATCTACGGGATTAAGAGGTCTATTTGCTGATCTTATTAAGCAAGGATATTTTAATGTAATAATTACAACAGGAGGTACTATTGATCATGATATAGCTAGAAGTTTCGGCGGGAAGTACTATAAAGGTCTTTTCGAATATGATGATTCTATGCTTAGAGAATTAGAAATTCATAGACTAGGCAATATTCTGGTTCCAATGGAAAGTTATGGTAAAGTAATTGAAGATGTAGTAAGAAAATATATGAATGAGATAGTTAGTATAAAGAAGGAATGGCCTGTATATGAGCTTTTATGGGAATTTGGTAAAAGAATAAGTGATGAAAACTCCATACTAAAAGCCGCTTATGAGAAAAAAGTTCCTATTATAGTTCCTGGTATTATTGATGGATCATTTGGAACTAACTTGTTTATATACTCACAATTTACTCAATTAAAGTTAAATCTCTTTGAAGACATGAAACTTATAAAGGATCTAATATTTTCATGTAAAAAGTCCGGTGCTCTTATAATAGGAGGAGGGATAAGTAAGCATCATACAATTTGGTGGAACCAATTTAAAGACGGATTAGATTATGCGATATACATAACTACAGCTCAAGAATATGATGGAAGTCTTAGTGGTGCTAAACCTAGAGAAGCTATATCATGGAATAAGATTAAACCGACAAGCGAAAATGTTGTCATCTATGGAGATGCTACAATTATTTTGCCCATTTTGTCAGCATCTTTATTAGGTTAAGCGAATAAAATATTTGTATTGTGATGATTTATGTCATCTGAGAAGTTTACTAGTATTTCTCCTGCTGAATTCTTTAAAAGGAATCCAGAGTTGGCTGGTTTTAGTAATCCTGCAAGAGCCTTATATCAAACAGTCAGAGAATTAGTAGAAAATGCATTAGACGCAACTGACGTCCATAATATTTTACCTTCAATTAAGATAATAATCGAGTTAGTAGATCCTCAGAAGCAAATATACAAAGTTAATGTAGAAGATAATGGAATTGGTATCCCTCCTCATATAGTTCCTAATGCTTTTGGTAAAGTTCTTTATAGCTCTAAATACGTTTTAAGGCAAACAAGAGGTATGTATGGGCTCGGAGTTAAAGCAGCAGTTCTATATAGTCAAATGTATCAAGAAAGGCCAGTAGAAGTAGTCACTTCCCCTATAAATTCTAAAAGAATTTATTTCTTTAAATTAAAAATTGACGTAGTTAAAAATGAGCCTATAATTTTACAAAAGACTTCGGTAGTTAATGAGAAGAATTGGCATGGTACTTCCGTTACACTTTATTTATATGCTGACTGGCAAAGAGCAAAACAAAAGATTTATGAATATGTAAAGAAAACGTACATTATTTCACCTTATGCTGAATTCTTTTTCAAAGATCCAGATAATAATGTAATTTACTATAAGAGATTAACAGATAAGATACCAGAACCTCCTAAAGAAGTTAAGCCTCACCCTTACGGTGTGGATATTGAACTAATAAAATTCATGATTGTTAAGAAAGATAAACCAGTCCCAGTTAGAGATTTTCTGATTAACGAGTTTCAAAGCATAGGTGATGTTACAGCGGATAAAATATTAGAGATGGCTAAGCTTCCCAAAGATAAGAAGACAACTGAATTAACTGACGAAGAAATTTCCAGATTAGTTGAGGTAATGAAGAAGTTTGATGATTTTAGACCCCCTTCAGCAGAAGCCCTTTCAGTTATAGGAGAGGATTTAATTAAATTAGGATTGAAAAGTATATTTAACCCAGAATTTGCAGAAGCTATTACAAGAAAACCTAAAGCGTATCAAGGACATCCTTTCATAGTAGAGGCTGGTATAGCTTATGGTGGGGCAATACAGCCATCTCCAGAGCCAATAGTATTAAGATACGCTAATAAAATACCATTAATTTATGATGAAAAATCAGATGTTATTTGGAAAGTTGTTACAGAAGAAATGGACTGGAAAAGATATGGAATAGAGGAAGAACAACCTCCGCTAGTAGTTATGGTACATTTGTGCAGTACAAAAGTTCCTTATAGGAGCGCTGGTAAAGAAAGTATTGCTGATGTTGAAGAAATAGAGAAAGAAATAAAACTTGCCCTAATGGATGTAGCTAGAAAATTAAAGAAATACATAACAGAGAAAAGGAAAGAAGAAGAGGCAAAAAAACGTCTTATTACTTACCTAAAATATATCCCAGAAGTTAGTAGAGGGCTAGCTCTATTCTTAGTAGGAGGAGATAAACAGAAAATAGGAGATGCATATTCAGATTTGAGAGAAAAACTACTTAAAATAGCGTTGAATAAACTTGAGGTAAACGATAAAAAATTAGAGGAGGAAATACGTAATTATAAAGTAGAGGAGTTATGAGTAGTGAATTAACTTCTAAGGTGGATAAAGAAGCTAGGAAGAAGGCAGCTGACACTCTTAGGCAAGTTTTTGTAAAATTAATTGAGCAAATAAATAACTCTGAACCTCCAACTATGGAAATTCCAAAGAGAACTCTTGGCAATACTATTTATGATGAAAAGAGAAAGCTACTTCTTTTAGGCGAAGAGAAATTAAAGAGAAGTTTCTTCGATCTTAATGAGTCTAAAAGATTTATGCAAACAGTACTTATGGCTAGTATAATATACGATGCACTTATTAACGATGAATACCCAACAATACGTGATCTATATTATAGAGGTAAACATTCTATTATATTAAAGGATCCTAGAGGTAAAACTTATGAAGAAAATACATGGGACGAGCAAAAGGAGTCAGATAGTGTAATAATGGATATTGAGGTATTTACGTCTTTGCTTAGGGAAGATATGCTTATTCTAAGTAAGGAGAAAGGTAAAGTTGTCGGTGATATGAGAATCAGAAGTGGAAACGACATAATTGATTTAAGCAAAATGGGTCATGGTGCATATTCTATTGAGCCAACCCCAGATTTAATAGATTTTGTAGATATTAATGCTGAATTTGTATTAGTAGTTGAGAAAGATGCTGTATTTCAACAGCTTCATAGGGCAGGATTCTGGAAACAATATAAAGCCATTTTAGTTACAAGTGCAGGACAGCCAGATAGAGCGACAAGAAGATTCGTAAGAAGACTGAATGAAGAACTAAAATTACCGGTTTATATTTTAACCGATGCAGATCCATACGGATGGTATATTTATAGTGTTTTTAGAATAGGATCTATTTCGTTATCATACGAAAGTGAAAGACTTGCTACTCCTAATGCGAAGTTCCTTGGAGTCTCAATGACTGATATTTTTGGCGATAGTAATAAGAAACCGTATCTATCAGAGCAAGAAAGAAGAAACTATATTATAAAAGCCAAAGATGCTGATATAAAAAGAGCTACTGAAATAAAGAACTATCAATGGTTTAAGACTAAGGCATGGCAACATGAAATAGAGATCTTTCTTAATAAAAAGTCTAAGTTAGAAATAGAAGCTATGGCGAGTAAGGGATTAAAATTCTTAGCGTTTCAATACATTCCAGAGAAAATTAAATCAAAAGATTATATTGAGTGATCCGCCGAGACAGGTTATTTCATCATTCAAAAATTGGGGTCTCTTCATCATTCATAGTATCCTAGGATATCATTAAAAGTATTTCTTTTGCATACTCTACAGTATTGATATATTGCTGGCTGCTTACTTATATCAAAGCTTATATTGATAGTCCATTCTGTCCCGCAATTTCTGCATTTAAGTTTCCATGGCATAATGCTTTTTATATTTCTGAAGTTAAATAAGATTTGCTGTGAAGAGGCTAGATATACTGAATTTGTGATGAAGGGCCAAAGCTCGGAGCAAAGAGTTTATAGCTTTGCCTTAATTAGGTTATTTTGGGAATATAAATGAGCATTCAATACACGACTGTAGGTGATCTAAAGGTAGGTAATTATGTAGTTATTGATGGTGAACCTTGTAGAGTAGTTGAGATAAGTAAGGCCAAAACTGGAAAACATGGAAGCGCTAAAGCTAATATCGTTGCGATAGGTCTTTTCACTGGTCAAAAAAGAACACTAATGGCACCAGTAGATCAACAAGTAGAAGTTCCGATAATTGAAAAACATATAGGTCAAATTTTGGCTGATAAAGGTGATACAATTACGATTATGGATATGGAAAATTATGAGACATTTGACATAGAAAAACCAACAGATGCAGATATAGTTGATAAAATTAGGCCAGGAGCAGAGGTAGAGTATTGGGAAATTATGGGTAGAAAGAAAATTGTTAGGGTAAAGTAAATTGTTAGATAATTTAAAAGACGCAGTTAGAAAATTTTTAGGTTCCTCTAATTATGATAAAGCAGTAAATGACTTTATAAAGGAACTTCAAATTTCTTTAATTAAATCAGATGTAAATGTAAAACTTGTAAGTAATTTAACACAAAAAATAAAAGACAGACTTGAAAAAGAAAAACCACCCACAGCAATAGAGAGAAGAGAATGGTTTATCTCTATTGTATATGATGAATTATCTAAATTATTTGGTGGTGATATAAACCCAGAAGTCATGCCTAAGAAGATTCCTTATGTGATAATGTTAGTAGGCGTTCAAGGAAGTGGTAAAACTACAACAGCAGGTAAATTAGCTCTATTTTATAAGAAAAAAGGATATAAAGTTGGATTGGTTGCCGCTGATGTATATAGACCAGCAGCATATGACCAATTGGTCCAGATAGGTAAACAAATAAATGTTCCAGTATATGGAGAGCCAAATAATACAGATGCCGTTGGGATAGCAAAAAGAGGAGTTGAGAAGTTCCTATCTGAAAAATACGATATTATTATTGTTGATACAGCTGGTAGACATGGATATGGTGAGGAAGTAAAACTTTTAGAAGAAATGAAAAATATGTATAGTGAGATTAAACCAGATGAAGTAATCTTGGTAATAGATGCTTCAATAGGTCAAAAAGCCTATGATTTGGCTTCTAGATTTCATCAAGCAAGTCCCATAGGGTCAATTATAGTAACAAAAATGGACGGAACGGCTAAAGGTGGTGGAGCTCTTTCTGCTGTAGCTGCTACTGGTGCTGCTATAAAATTCATAGGTACTGGAGAAAAATTAGATGAGCTAGAAGTCTTTAATCCGCGAAGATTTGTTTCACGTATCTTAGGAATGGGAGACATAGAGAGCATTATAGAAAAAATCAAGGGAATGGAAGAATATGAGCAGATTCAAAAGAAAATGGAAGAGGTTATGAGTGGAAAAGCCAAATTGACCTTAAGAGATATTTACAAGCAATTAACAGCTCTAAGAAAGATGGGTCCTTTAAATAAGATTTTGCAAATGTTACCAGGCTTTGGAGTTTTTTCTCAAATTCCAGAAGAAC
The sequence above is drawn from the Sulfurisphaera tokodaii str. 7 genome and encodes:
- a CDS encoding RtcB family protein, translating into MSQVTIKRVNTYEWRIDKGTQECMKVPVTVFADDVLIEKMKQDLTLKQAMNVACLQGVQESVYVLPDGHQGYGFPIGGIAATAIDEEGVVSPGGIGYDINCGVRLLRTNLDYKDVKDKLRDLVEEIYRNVPSGVGSEGKVKLSFQQLDNVLAEGVRWAVDNGYGWEKDMEHIEQHGSWDLADPSKVSPIAKQRGHTQLGTLGAGNHFLEIQVVDKIYDPEVAKALGITHEGQVTVMVHTGSRGLGHQVASDYLQIMERAMKKYNITVPDRELAAIPFNTREAQDYIHAMASAANFAWTNRQMISHWVRESFGKVFHVDPEKLDLSIIYDVAHNIAKIEEYDINGKRKKVLVHRKGATRAFPPGSPEIPVDYRNIGQVVLIPGSMGTASYVMVGIPEGRRTWYTAPHGAGRWMSREAAVRNYPVNSVVQNLEQKGIVIRAATRRVVSEEAPGAYKDVDRVAKVAHEVKIAKLVVRLRPIGVTKG
- a CDS encoding deoxyhypusine synthase; the encoded protein is MKREELLVEEIKDLTLEELKGYADFYKILDKVYGFTAESVVRGVKILKDMIKEADLRFLSFTANLVSTGLRGLFADLIKQGYFNVIITTGGTIDHDIARSFGGKYYKGLFEYDDSMLRELEIHRLGNILVPMESYGKVIEDVVRKYMNEIVSIKKEWPVYELLWEFGKRISDENSILKAAYEKKVPIIVPGIIDGSFGTNLFIYSQFTQLKLNLFEDMKLIKDLIFSCKKSGALIIGGGISKHHTIWWNQFKDGLDYAIYITTAQEYDGSLSGAKPREAISWNKIKPTSENVVIYGDATIILPILSASLLG
- a CDS encoding DNA topoisomerase VI subunit B encodes the protein MSSEKFTSISPAEFFKRNPELAGFSNPARALYQTVRELVENALDATDVHNILPSIKIIIELVDPQKQIYKVNVEDNGIGIPPHIVPNAFGKVLYSSKYVLRQTRGMYGLGVKAAVLYSQMYQERPVEVVTSPINSKRIYFFKLKIDVVKNEPIILQKTSVVNEKNWHGTSVTLYLYADWQRAKQKIYEYVKKTYIISPYAEFFFKDPDNNVIYYKRLTDKIPEPPKEVKPHPYGVDIELIKFMIVKKDKPVPVRDFLINEFQSIGDVTADKILEMAKLPKDKKTTELTDEEISRLVEVMKKFDDFRPPSAEALSVIGEDLIKLGLKSIFNPEFAEAITRKPKAYQGHPFIVEAGIAYGGAIQPSPEPIVLRYANKIPLIYDEKSDVIWKVVTEEMDWKRYGIEEEQPPLVVMVHLCSTKVPYRSAGKESIADVEEIEKEIKLALMDVARKLKKYITEKRKEEEAKKRLITYLKYIPEVSRGLALFLVGGDKQKIGDAYSDLREKLLKIALNKLEVNDKKLEEEIRNYKVEEL
- a CDS encoding DNA topoisomerase IV subunit A, with translation MSSELTSKVDKEARKKAADTLRQVFVKLIEQINNSEPPTMEIPKRTLGNTIYDEKRKLLLLGEEKLKRSFFDLNESKRFMQTVLMASIIYDALINDEYPTIRDLYYRGKHSIILKDPRGKTYEENTWDEQKESDSVIMDIEVFTSLLREDMLILSKEKGKVVGDMRIRSGNDIIDLSKMGHGAYSIEPTPDLIDFVDINAEFVLVVEKDAVFQQLHRAGFWKQYKAILVTSAGQPDRATRRFVRRLNEELKLPVYILTDADPYGWYIYSVFRIGSISLSYESERLATPNAKFLGVSMTDIFGDSNKKPYLSEQERRNYIIKAKDADIKRATEIKNYQWFKTKAWQHEIEIFLNKKSKLEIEAMASKGLKFLAFQYIPEKIKSKDYIE
- a CDS encoding translation initiation factor IF-5A, whose amino-acid sequence is MSIQYTTVGDLKVGNYVVIDGEPCRVVEISKAKTGKHGSAKANIVAIGLFTGQKRTLMAPVDQQVEVPIIEKHIGQILADKGDTITIMDMENYETFDIEKPTDADIVDKIRPGAEVEYWEIMGRKKIVRVK
- a CDS encoding signal recognition particle protein Srp54, with amino-acid sequence MLDNLKDAVRKFLGSSNYDKAVNDFIKELQISLIKSDVNVKLVSNLTQKIKDRLEKEKPPTAIERREWFISIVYDELSKLFGGDINPEVMPKKIPYVIMLVGVQGSGKTTTAGKLALFYKKKGYKVGLVAADVYRPAAYDQLVQIGKQINVPVYGEPNNTDAVGIAKRGVEKFLSEKYDIIIVDTAGRHGYGEEVKLLEEMKNMYSEIKPDEVILVIDASIGQKAYDLASRFHQASPIGSIIVTKMDGTAKGGGALSAVAATGAAIKFIGTGEKLDELEVFNPRRFVSRILGMGDIESIIEKIKGMEEYEQIQKKMEEVMSGKAKLTLRDIYKQLTALRKMGPLNKILQMLPGFGVFSQIPEEQLKLGEEKIKKFLVIMNSMTYKELDNPSIIDKSRIRRIAKGSGTSPEEVKELLKQYQVTNNLLKMVKRRKGLAKLFEDRNSK